CCCGCCGTAAGGGCCAGGGCGAGGGCGCCCTTCCAGTCTAAAAGCGTGGTCACCGAGCCCGTGACGTTTCTTCCCAGGACGACCAGGGCGGCGCTGTTTTCCAGGGAGACATCGCCTCCGGCGGCAATCCCCACGGCGGAGCGGTCCACGTGCGCCGTCCGCCCGGCGGCCACCGAGGCCATGGAGGCGTGCAGCGAGGTCTCGGTGCCGCTTGCCACGAAGGCCGCCCCCTGGGTGATGTTGAGCGTCTCTCCGCTTGCCACCAGGGCGGCGCTCATGCTCGCGTTTACGGTGTGCCCCTCCACGCTCATGGCGCTCACCCGGTCCATGTCCACGTGGTTCGCCTCCACGGAGCGCACCGAGGAGTCAGAGATGTTGACGGTCTCGCCCTCAACGATATCGGGCTCCCTGCCTTCCACATTCACCATGGCTTTCTCGGGCATCTCACACCTCCAGGCCCTTTATTTTCGCGATGCTTTCGGCGAGCTTCTCCTGCCTCTGGGCGAGCTCGTCGTATTTCTGCTGCTCCTTCCGGACCACGTGGGCCGGGGCGCGCTCCAGGAAGTCGGGGTTATGGAGCTTCTTGTGCAGGACGCCCAGGGTCCCCTCGAGCTTCTTCTTCTCCCTGCCGAGCCTGGTGAGCTCCGCATCCACGTCGATGCCCGCGAGCTTGACGTAGACCTCCAGGCCGTCCTTCACCGAGGTGTACGCCCCGCCGGGCTTGGCCACCCCGGTGCCCAGCCCCTTGACCTCGGCGCGGGCCAGCTTGCTTACGTAGTGGAGGTTGGACCTGAGGAGCGCTTCCACCTCGCCGCTTGCCGTCTTCACGTGGGTCTCCAGGACCTGGGCGGGCGGGATGTTCATCTCCCCGCGGATGCTCCTGACCCCGCCCACGGCGTCCATCACCATGGCCATCTCACGCTCGGCCTCCGGGTCCCGGGCGAGCGCCGCGGGCCAGGGGGCCGTGACGATGCTTTCGGTGGGACGGGTGAGGGGGAGGCGCTGCCAGATGTCCTCGGCAAGGAAGGGCATGAAGGGCTGAAGCATGCGGAGCAGGTTTTCGAGGACAAGAAGCAGGCAGTCGCGGGAGGCCGCGGACATCTCGGTCTTTGCCATCTCGATGTACCAGTCGCAGAACTCGTGCCAGGCAAACTGGTACAGAGCCGAGGCGGCGTCGTTGAAGCGGTACTCCCCGAGGGCGGCCTCCACCTCGGCCCGGGTGTCAGCCAGGCGGCTCATCACCCACCGGACGGCCAGGGGGCTTTCCTCTTCCTCCAGGCGCTCCCCGAGCTCCTCCACCGAGGGAGCGCCGTGGCCGGCCTCGACGTTCATCAGGATGAAGCGGGTGGCGTTCCAGAGCTTGTTTATGAAGTGCCGGTTACCCTCGACCCTTTCCTCGGCGAACTTGATGTCCCTGCCCTGGGCCGCGAAGGCGGCCAGGGTGAAGCGGAAGGCGTCGGCCCCGTACCTGTCGATGAGCAGCAGGGGGTCCACCACGTTGCCCTTGGACTTGCTCATCTTCTGGCCCTCGGCGTCCCGCACCAGGGCGTGGATGTAGACGTCCCGGAAGGGCTCCTCGCCCATGAACCTGAGGCCCATCATTATCATCCGGGCCACCCAGAAAAACAGGATGTCAAAGGCGGTGACCAGCACGCTGGTGGGATAGAAGGCCCCGAGGTCCTCGGTCCGCTCCGGCCATCCCAGGGTGGAGAAGGGCCAGAGGGCCGAGGAGAACCAGGTGTCCAGGACGTCGGGGTCCTGGATGAGCTCCTTGCCCGAGCAGGCGGGGCAGGCTGTGGGGTCGTCCCGGGAGACGATGGTCTCTCCGCAGCTTGCGCAGTACCAGACGGGAAGGCGGTGCCCCCACCATATCTGCCGGGTGATGCACCAGTCGCGGATGTTCTCCATCCAGGCGTAGTAGCTGTTGAGCCAGCTCTCCGGGACGATGCGTATCCTGCCCGAGCGGACGGCCTCCAGGGCCTCCTCCGCCAGGGGGCCCACCTTGACGAACCACTGGGGCGTGGAGGCCGGCTCGACGACGGTCTTGCACCTGTAGCAGTGCCCCACGGCGTGGACGTGACGCTCGGTCTTTGCGACGAGGCCCTCGGCCCCGAGGTCGTCCACCACCTTCCGGCGGGCCTCGTAGCGGTCGAGCCCCGCGTACCGGGGGCCGGCGTTCATGCTCATGGTGCCGTCCTCGGCGATGACCGTGATGGCCGGCAGGGGCGGCGTTTGCCGCTTGGCCACGGCCTCGTCGTTGAAGTCGTGGGCCGGGGTTATCTTGACCGCCCCGGTGCCGAAGGCGGGGTCCACCTCCGGGTCGGCGATGACGGGTATGGTCCTGCCGGTAAGGGGGAGCTCCACGGTCTTGCCGATAAGGTCCCGGTAGCGCTCGTCCTCGGGGTTGACGGCCACGGCCGTGTCCCCCAGCATCGTCTCCGGCCTGGTGGTGGCCACGGTGACGCCCCCGGGGGCGCCCACGCGGGGATATTTAATGTAGGTGAGGGTGCCCTCCAGGTCCTCGTACTCCACCTCCAGGTCCGACAGCGCCGTGCGGCACCGGGGGCACCAGTTGATGAGGCGCTTGTCGCGGTAGATGAGGCCGTCCTCGTAAAGCCGCACGAAGACCTCCCGGACGGCGCGGCTCAGGCCCTCGTCCAGGGTAAAGCGCTCCCGCGACCAGTCGGCCGAGGCCCCCAGCTTCCTCAACTGGTGGGTGATGCGGCCGCCGTACTCTTCCTTCCACTGCCAGACCCTCTGGATGAAGGCCTCCCTGCCCAGGGCGTGCCTGTCCGTGCCCTCCCGGGCCAGCTCACGCTCCACCACGTTCTGGGTGGCGATGCCTGCGTGGTCGGTGCCCGGCACCCAGAGGGCCCTCTCACCCTTCATGCGCCGCCAGCGGATGAGGACGTCCTGAAGCGTGGCGTTCAGGGCGTGGCCCATGTGCAGGGAGCCGGTGATGTTGGGCGGGGGGATGACGATGGAGTAGGGCTTTCCCCCGGGGTTGACCTCGGGGCGGAAGTACCCCTGCTCCTCCCAGAGGGCGTACCACCTTTTCTCCGCTTCGGCCGGATTATAGCTCTTTGGAAAATCTGTCATGGTTGACAAGATGCAAGGAAAGACCGGAGAGCGGTCAGCTCCGGGACCGGATCTTCTCTATCTCTTTTCTGATGATGGACTCGGCGAGCTCGGGGACGGTCTCCCAGATGACGTTCTCCAGGACCCCCTTGATGGAGCCCATGCTTTCCTGGACGGCGTCCCTGAGCAGCTTCTCGGTAATCTCCGGCGTCACTTCCCAGAGTATCTTCTCCACCGTCTCCCGCACCCCGGGACGGAGGGCGTCGCTGAGGGCCGCCCCGAGGTCCAGCTCGGCGATGGC
This sequence is a window from Nitrospirota bacterium. Protein-coding genes within it:
- a CDS encoding valine--tRNA ligase — its product is MTDFPKSYNPAEAEKRWYALWEEQGYFRPEVNPGGKPYSIVIPPPNITGSLHMGHALNATLQDVLIRWRRMKGERALWVPGTDHAGIATQNVVERELAREGTDRHALGREAFIQRVWQWKEEYGGRITHQLRKLGASADWSRERFTLDEGLSRAVREVFVRLYEDGLIYRDKRLINWCPRCRTALSDLEVEYEDLEGTLTYIKYPRVGAPGGVTVATTRPETMLGDTAVAVNPEDERYRDLIGKTVELPLTGRTIPVIADPEVDPAFGTGAVKITPAHDFNDEAVAKRQTPPLPAITVIAEDGTMSMNAGPRYAGLDRYEARRKVVDDLGAEGLVAKTERHVHAVGHCYRCKTVVEPASTPQWFVKVGPLAEEALEAVRSGRIRIVPESWLNSYYAWMENIRDWCITRQIWWGHRLPVWYCASCGETIVSRDDPTACPACSGKELIQDPDVLDTWFSSALWPFSTLGWPERTEDLGAFYPTSVLVTAFDILFFWVARMIMMGLRFMGEEPFRDVYIHALVRDAEGQKMSKSKGNVVDPLLLIDRYGADAFRFTLAAFAAQGRDIKFAEERVEGNRHFINKLWNATRFILMNVEAGHGAPSVEELGERLEEEESPLAVRWVMSRLADTRAEVEAALGEYRFNDAASALYQFAWHEFCDWYIEMAKTEMSAASRDCLLLVLENLLRMLQPFMPFLAEDIWQRLPLTRPTESIVTAPWPAALARDPEAEREMAMVMDAVGGVRSIRGEMNIPPAQVLETHVKTASGEVEALLRSNLHYVSKLARAEVKGLGTGVAKPGGAYTSVKDGLEVYVKLAGIDVDAELTRLGREKKKLEGTLGVLHKKLHNPDFLERAPAHVVRKEQQKYDELAQRQEKLAESIAKIKGLEV